The region AGCGCCTGCGCGGGCATAGCCCATGGAAAGCCGGTAAAAATATAGGCACGCAGCAGCTCTACCGCAGCCCAAGTCAACGCAAGTGCGAGTCCGCGCTTCGGCGCGATCCAACGGGCGAGGCCGAAGGCCAGCCCCCAGAACAGCGCCATGCCTGCCGCCAGCAAGATCAGCGCAAAGGGCGCCATCCAGCCATGACGCTCCACATCGACCATAAAGGGCGACACGATCCATTGCAGCGCGTGCAGGAAATAGCCAAAGCCAAAGCCCCAGCCCAACAGCGCCGCTCGAAATGGGCTGCCCGATTGGGCACGGTAAAACCAAAATGCCGCCACCAGCCCGGCAAAGAGCAAAAGCGGCAGTTCATAGGGCGCTTGCCCGAAGGCTGCGATGGCGCCGGCGATCGGAGCCAGCAACACCCGGCCCCGCATCGCCAGCTGCTGCATCATCCCCCGGCCCCTTGGGTGCGGACCCGTAAGCGTTTGATGCGACGCGGATCGGCGTCGATTACCTCAAACTCAGGGCCGTCGGGGTGCAAAACCACCTCGCCGCGCGCCGGAACCCGGCCCGACAGCATGAAGACCAACCCGCCAAGCGTGTCGATCTCCTCTTCATCCACCGTCTCATGGTCGGTCAACGAATGGCCAATCTCAGCCTCAAAATCGCCCAGCGGTGTCTTGGCCAGCGCCAGATAGGTGCCGGGTTTTTCAACCGTCCAGTAGGTGCCCTCGTCAACGTCATGTTCGTCTTCGATTTCACCTATGACCTGTTCGATCAGGTCTTCGATGGTGACCAGCCCATCAACACCACCATATTCATCGATCACCAAGGCCATATGCCGCCGCTCGGCCTGCATTTTGGTCAGCAGCACACCGATGGTCATAGACGGCGGCACATAGACCAAGGGACGCAGCATGGCGCGCAGATCGAACTTGGTGTTTTTACCGTTAAAACCGTGGTTTAGCGCGAGGTCTTTCAGGTGGACCATGCCCACGGGCGTGTCCAAGGTGCCGTCGTAAACCGGCAAGCGGGTCATCCCGCTTTCCTTGAATACCGCCACCAGCTCATCCAGCGTGGCGCTAACCGGCACGGCGGTAATATCCGCCTTGGGCACGGCCACGTCATCGACCCGCATTCGACGCAGGTTGATCATGCCATGGCCCGTGGGCCGCTCGGCCTCTGCCGATGCCTCGGGGGTGTCATCCTCGCTGTCCGATGGGCTCAGCGCCTCGAACACCCGAGAAAAGAAATTGCCGGTGCGCATCGCGCCATCGTCCGGCAGCTCGTGTCTGTCTTCATCCGCAAGCGCGCTCTGCGCCGCCTCAGATGATCCGTCTGTATCGCCCATTGGGTCCCGTCTGTGTTGCAAAGCCCCTTAAGGCCCATTTTCCTTATATGGGTCATCATAACCCATTTTGCCAAGTATTTCGCGCTCCAACCCTTCCATCAACGTCGCGTCGGGGTCATTTTCATGGTCATAGCCCAGAAGATGCAACAGCCCGTGTACAATCAGATGGGTTACATGCGCGGCCAGAGGCTTGTCTGCAGCTTTAGCTTCGGCGGCACAGGTCTCATAGGCCAAAGCGATGTCGCCCAGTTCGAGCATTCCGTCAATGCCGGAGGCGACAGGCAGCGGATCGCCGCCCGGGGTGACGGCACCCCGTTCCACTGCGGGCCAGCTCAGCACATTGGTCGCTCGCGCCTTGCCGCGAAAGTCTTCGTTCAGCGCGGCGATACGTGTGTCATCACAGGCCAGCAGGGTCATCTCCGCCGCCTCGGCATCAAGATCGAGGTGAGTTAAAGTGGCCTGTGCCGCCGCATGAGCGAGCGGTTCAAGGTCGACCGCGTTCCAGCGGTCGTCCTCAATCACGATGTCGAAGTCGTCCAGCATCACATCAAGCGGCACCGCTATCCGCCTCATAAGCCTCAATAATCGCGGCCACGAGCGGGTGGCGCACCACGTCTTTGGAGGTGAAGTAGTTAAAGCTGATGCTGGGGATCGTTTTCAGCAAACGCTCTGCATCCTGAAGCCCCGACTGCACCCCACGCGGCAGGTCGATCTGCGTCCGGTCGCCTGTAATGACCATGCGCGAGTTTTGGCCAAGACGTGTCAGGAACATTTTCATCTGCATCGACGTGGCGTTTTGCGCCTCATCCAGCACGACGAAGGCATTCGACAGCGTCCGCCCCCTCATAAAGGCGAGCGGCGCGATCTCAATGCGCTTTTCTTCCAGCAGCTTCGCCAATTGCTTGCCCGGCAGGAAATCATTCAGCGCGTCATAGAGCGGCTGCATGTAGGGGTCGACCTTGTCCTTCATGTCACCGGGCAGATAGCCCAGCTTCTCGCCTGCCTCGACCGCGGGGCGCGACAGAATGATCCGGTCCACATGGCCGCCGATGAACATCGACACGCCCACCGCCACCGCCAAATAGGTCTTGCCGGTGCCCGCAGGGCCGATGCCAAAGGCCAATTCATTGTCGAACAGCGATTGCACATAAGCCTTCTGCGCATCGGTGCGCGGCTCCACCCGTTTCTTGCGGGTCTGGATTTCGATCGCGTCGCCCATCGGCATTTCCAACTGGTCGCCCTGACGCACGCCAGTGCCCGCGCTGGAATTGCCCATGCGCAACATGCCGTCCACATCCGCAGGCTCAACCGAGCGCCCGCTTTCTAGCCGCACATAAAGCGCGTTCAGCAGGCTTTCTGCTTTCTCGACGGCCTCGCCCTCACCTAAGATCTGCAGGTGATTGCCGCGCCGGATGATCTGCACCTCGAGCGATTTCTCAATGGCGGCCAGATGCGCGTCATAGGCCCCGCAGAGGTCGATCAAAAGGCGGTTATCGGGAAACTCCACCACCCGTTCGGCCGCGGTTTCCGGTGTCATCAGATCAGTTGAAGGCAATGCGCGTATCCTTTGTGAAGCACTAAATATTGAGATAGTCAGGCAGGCAGCATTTACCAACCCGTAATGACAAAAAGGGCCGAAGCGCAATGCGCTCCGGCCCGAGGTGTTTGATATGGCCCGCCAAGGTCAGTTCGGGTCTTTGATGTTGGAGCCGCCCTTGAAATCTCCGACCGTATGGGTTGGAGGGGCCACGCCCGAACAGACCGGCTTGCCGAATTTATCCAGCCGTGCCGACAGATAGCCCTCGACCCCGTCGTCGATGATCCAGTGGTCGCAGCCGTTGGGATCGACCCAGATGCCCGCCTGAAGCTGGCTCAAATGCTTTTTGTCGATGCCCCGGTCAAAGGTCTTGTCCGAAGGGTAACCCCGGCCCAAACCGCCTTCGTAATCGGTACAGGCTGACAGGCCGACGGCGCAGGCGGTGACCATGAGAAGTTTCGTCTTAATCACTTTTTCGGTCCCTTCAGCGGATGCAGATAATTTCGACACGGCGGTTTTTGGCCATGTTCGCAGCGGAATTGTTCGGCGCAGCAGGCATCCGTTCGCCATAGCCACGCACATCAGCGATACGCGCTCCAACCTGATTGGCGACATGCGCCACGGCATTGGCGCGATTGTAGGAAAGACGCATGTTATAGGCGTCCGAGGCACGGCTGTCGGTATGGCCGGTGATGATGTAGGACACCGCACCGGTCGACTGGAAGAAATTCGCCAAACGCGCACGGCCCTGAGCGGAGATATTGTATTTGTCGGTGGCAAAGAACTGGTCCGCCTCCATCACACCGCAGACATCTCCCCGGCGGCAGACCGGAATGCCCTGACGGGTCGTATGTGGGGTCATATACCCTTCGGCCCCGTCATCCATGACCCAATGCTCACAGCCATCGGGGTCAACCCAGATGGTTGGCGTGTAAACGCCCTTGTCGCGGCCCTGTTGCGAGCGTGTCTGCGCATCGGCCGAAGTGCTGACCACAGTGAGCGCAGCTGCCATCGTCAGGCAGGCCGCGGCGCGCAGTGCTTTGGAAATAGTGGGTCCCACAGCTTTTGTCCTTATTCTAATTTCTGGCAAATGCGGCCCCTCCCCGGACCCGCGTCTACATAATATACGGTTAGGTTAGGTAAAATTCCGCCTGCTGTGAAGCTGTGAAATCAACATTTTGTGGCTAAGAGCGTTCGAGTTACAACGAATCTATCGTCACAGTCGTACAGAGATGGTGGTCGAAGCCGATGTGCTGGCCTGCGCATCCAAACGCCCAAACCGCCGATTGAACAGCACTCTGGCGACAATCCCCCGCAAGCCCCTGAGATTGTCCTCCCTCGCCTGACAGTGCCTTCGAATCTTCTTGAAATACACACGCTTGGGCCTAAGCCTCTATTCATCGGATCGCGAGGGTGGGACTTCGCGCGGCTTTGCCGATCTTGAACGACGCTGCAATGATATTTGGGGGACCAACTCATGATGAAAACAATACTCGCCACCGCCGTCACTGGCCTGCTTGCAATGCCCGCTTTTGCCGGAGGGGTAAAATACGCCTATCACAACCAAGGCACGGCACATCCTACAGGCAACGTGATCCACGTCAGCTGCTACCGCGGTCCGTGGAAAGACGTGATCTGGGACCGGCCAAACTCGGTCTTCGTGGATAGCCTCGTGGCCGTGGGCTACGATTTCTCGACCGCCCATGCGGTCGCCGAGCGTGTTTGCCGGGATCACACGCTGGTGGGTAACCCCGAGGGGCTGAAAGCGACGATGACACGGATCTTTGCGGATGCCGCGTCGCACCGCAAGCACAACTACTGATAAGCGCAAGGGTGCGCGGCAACGCGCACCCGGCAAGCTCCGGGCCAGAACTGACCGTCAGACCTGAACAGCAGCCAATGAGTTCGTTTTGGCCTCTGTCACCCGTACGCGCTGGATATCACCAATCGCCGCCGTGCAGTTCTCAATATGCACTGCATGCAGATACTCTGACTTGCCGAGCATCTGACCGGGCAAGCGGCCCTTCTTCTCAACCAGAACCGACACCTCGCGCCCCACCATCGACTGCTGGATTTCGCGTTGGTGCTGGGTGATCAATCCTTGCAGCCGTTGCAGCCGGTCGTCGGCCACGGCTGGATCGACCAGCGGACGCTCTGCCGCAGGCGTGCCGGGGCGGGTGGAGTATTTGAACGAATAGGCATAGCCGTAGCGCACCTGCCGGACGAGCTCCATCGTGGCCTCAAAATCGGCATCGCTTTCCTCGGGGAAGCCGACGATAAAATCGCCCGATAGCACGATGTCAGGCCGCGCTTCGCGGATGCGTTCCAGCAGTTTAAGATAGCTTTCGGCGGTATGGCTGCGGTTCATCCGTTTCAGGATATGATCGCTGCCGGACTGCACCGGCAAGTGCAGGTAAGGCATCAGTTCGGGCACCTCACCATGCGCCGCGATCAGATCGTCACCCATGTCGTTAGGGTGGCTGGTGGTGTAGCGAATACGTTCCAGCCCGTCGATCTTGGCGAGCGCGCGGATCAGACCGGCCAGCGTCATGCCACCGTGGTAGGCGTTCACGTTCTGGCCCAGCAAAGTGACTTCGCGCACGCCGCGCTCGACCAGATCGCGGGCCTCCTCCAACACCTTTTCGGCGGGGCGGGAAACTTCGGCCCCGCGGGTATAGGGCACAACGCAGAAGGCGCAGAACTTGTCGCAGCCCTCTTGCACGGTCAGGAAAGCCGCGGGGGCGCGTTTCGCTTTGGGACGGCTCTTGAGGTGGTCGAATTTGTCTTCCGCCGGGAAATCGGTGTCCAGCGCGCTTTGCCCGCTGCGCACCTTCGCTTCCATTTCTGGCAGACGGTGATAGCTTTGCGGGCCAACCACCAGATCGACGGCGGGCTGACGGCGCATGATCTCTTCGCCCTCGGCCTGCGCCACGCAGCCCGCCACACCGATCTTCAGATCGGGCCGCGCGTCTTTCAACGGCTTCAGACGGCCCAGTTCGGAATAAACCTTCTCCGCCGCTTTCTCGCGGATGTGGCAGGTGTTAAGCAGGATCATATCCGCATCATCGGCCCGGTCGGTCGTGACATAGCCCTGACCGCCCAGGCTTTCGGCCATGCGTTCGCTGTCATAGACGTTCATCTGGCAACCATAGGTCTTGATGAACAGCTTTTTCGGTTGTGTCATGGCGGGCATCCAAGGGCTTTGGCAGATTTTGGGTAGATGGCGTCGTCTAGCAGTGGCAGCCGCGTCTTGCAATGGACCCGGAATTGACCGACCTTGCGCCACGGAAATTCCAGCGGGGGCCTATGCGGTATCGCGATCTCGATCATCTTATCAATGAGGCGCAGGCGGCGCTAAATGCAGGTCCCATCGCCATGATCGTGGTCGAAGATGAGGTAGAGATCGACACCACCCTCCGCCACCACCTGCAAGCGGGCTTTGACAGTGTATTGGCGCTGATGCCCGCCGCCTTTGAGCTGCCCCGCGATTTACAAGAAAGCGTGCTGCGTGTGGACTACGACACCACCGCCGAAGGCGCGTTGGAGCAGGCGGTAAACCGGATGATCGCGGCGGTACCGGGGCAGTGGCTTTATTACTGCTACAACGCCGAATATCTGTTTCACCCCTTCAGCGAGACGCGCAACATAAAGGAACTGCTGGCGTTTCACAGCGAAGAGCGACGCGATGCGCTGCTCGGCTATGTGGTCGACCTCTACGCGCTGGACCTTAAGCGGCACCCCAATGCAGTGTCATTGGATCAGGCGCATCTGGACCGCTCGGGCTATTACGCGCTGGCACGCAAGGATGCGGCCCGGCAGGGGCACCCTAAGGAACGGCAGCTTGATTTCTTTGGCGGACTGCGTTGGCGGTTCGAAGAGCACGTCCCCGTGCAAAGCCGCAAGATCGACCGTATCCCGCTGTTTCGCGCCAAGCCGGGGCTGGTGTTGCGCGGCGATCACACGTTCAATGATGAGGAATACAACACCTACGCCTGTAAATGGCATCACAATGTCACCGCCGCTATCTGCTCTTTCCGCACGGCCAAGGCACTGAAGTCCAATCCCGGCAGCCGCTATGATATAACCACATTCCAGTGGCACAACTCAGAGCCGTTCGAATGGCATTCCCGGCAGTTGATGGACCTGGGTTTGATGGAGCCGGGCCAATGGTTTTGAACCACCCAGCACGCCACTGTTCCGCCGGTAGACAACTGAGGCATCGCCCTCCCTCCCCCCGCAGGGCGAGTTAGCAACACTTCACCAGCCGGGCGCCAAAGCCTAGAGCGACCGCTTCGCCCCCCGCGACAATTGATCGCCCGAAAGAGAGGGCGACACCCTCTGCATTGCGCATGCACTGACCCGCCGATGCCAACCCCTTTCCCAAAACCCACTTGCACTCACCCGCTTTACTCCTATGACGGAAGGCAGCCACAACGGGAGGGTCCGATGGCCGTCAACATGCTCGACACATTCATCAAACCGATGCACCGCGAGGGCATCAAATTCGTGGCAATCTTCGCCGCCATCACGCTGGTGCTCTTCGCCATCGAAGAAGTGCTGGGCTGGATCGGCGTCGGGTTGACCGTTTGGTGCTACTATTTTTTCCGCGATCCTGAGCGTGTGACCCCTGACCGGCCCGACCTCATCGTCAGTCCCGCCGATGGGATCGTCTCGCTGATCGAACCTGCCGTGCCGCCTGCCGAACTGGGCATGCCGGATGTGCCGCTGACCCGCGTCAGCGTCTTCATGAGCGTGTTCAACTGCCACATCAACCGCGCCCCCGTCGCGGGCAAGGTGCAGGCCGTGGCCTACCGCCCAGGCAAATTCTTTAACGCCTCGCTCGACAAGGCCAGCGCCGACAATGAGCGTAACAGTCTGTGCATCCGTATGGACGATGGGCGTGATCTGGCGGTGGTGCAGATCGCTGGCCTCGTCGCGCGGCGCATTGTCTGTTTCGTAAAATCCGGTGACGCGCTGGAAACCGGCGAACGCTTTGGCTTGATCCGCTTCGGCTCGCGGCTAGATGTTTACCTGCCCGAAGGCGTGGACCCAATGGTCAGCATCGGGCAAACCATGGTCGCCGGGGAAACCGTGCTGGCCGAGTTGAAACAGCCGGTGATCGACACCGCCCCCCTCTAGGATAGACCCCATGCGCCCCCCTTCTGAAAAGACCGGCGCAGACCTTGCGCTGATCCAGTTGCTTCCCAATGCTCTGACGATCACTGCGATCTGTGCAGGGCTTTCAGCGATCAGGTTTGGGGTGCAGGGCAATTATGTGCTGGCCGTGCAACTGATCCTTCTGGCCTGCGTGCTGGATGGTTTGGACGGGCGGCTGGCACGGCTGTTGCGCTCATCCAGCCCGATGGGCGCTGAGTTGGACTCACTGGCCGATTTCCTGAACTTCGGCGTGGCCCCGCCGCTGATCCTCTATTTCTGGGCGCTGCAAGATATGCGCAGCGCGGCATGGATTTCCGTGCTGATCTATGCGGTCTGTTGCGTGGTGCGGCTTGCGCGCTTCAACGTGAACGACAAGGCCGAGGCCGAGAAGGCCAAGAATGGCGACGCTGTGGGCGAGAGCGGCTCGTTTTTCACTGGCATCCCCTCCCCGGCGGGCGCGCTGTTGGTGCTGCTGCCGATGACCGCCTCTTTTGCCTTTCACAATCGGCCCATCGTGCCGGATTGGTTAATTTGCCTGCATATGGTGCTCATCGGCTTTCTGATGATCAGCCGCATTCCCACGTGGTCCTTCAAGACCACCAAAGTCTCCCGCCGCCATGTGAAGTACCTGCTGGTGGGCGTGGCGATTTTTGCCGCAGCGCTGGCGACCTATGCTTGGACCACGCTTGTCGTGCTCTGCGTGGCCTATATCGGCATGGTGATCTGGGGCCTGCTGCGGGCAAGGAAAACGAATAAAACCAAAAGGATTTAAGATGGATATCAAGGCGGTTGAGACATCCTATGCCCGCTGGGCGCCAATTTACGACAAGACCTTTGGCGCGCTGACCAGCGGCGGTCGCCGTCATGTCGTTGCCCATATCAACAAGGGCAGCGGATCGGTCCTTGAAGTGGGCGTCGGTACTGGCCTGTCCCTGCCTCACTACGCGCCGCATCTGTCGGTCACCGGGATTGATTTCAGTGACGAGATGCTCGCCAAAGCCCGTCAGCGGGTCACTCGCGAAGGGCTAAAGCATGTGGCCGACCTGCGCCAAATGGATGCCCGCAACCTCGACTTCCCCGACGCCAGCTTTGACACCATTGCCGCCATGCATGTCCTTTCGGTCGTGCCCGAGCCGGAACGTGTCATGGAAGAGATTGCCCGCGTGTTAAAGCCAGGCGGTCAGGTGGTGATCGCAAACCACTTCATGCGCACCACAGGTGTGCTCGGTTTCCTAGAGAAGGTCTCCGCCCCTTTTGCCAATACGCTCGGCTGGCATTCGGATTTTGAGATGGAAACCGTATTGCAGCAAGATGCGCTGCAGCTTGAAGACGAACGCGCCTTGCCACCGATGGGCATGATGACATTTCTGGTGCTGCGCAAACGCGGCTAAGCCGCGCCCTGCGGTGGGGTGCAATGCCCCGCCGCCTAAGACTTCCGGCGCAGGCGGATTACCACATCAACCGAAGCAATCTCGGCCCCCTCAGGCGCGTCGGGAAGCTGCGCGATCACCAATTGCTCTGAGGGCGCGTCTGTCAGCTTGCTGTCGTCTTCCCAGAAAAAATGCGGGTGGTCGTGGGTGTTGGTGTCGAAATAGCTTTTGGAGCCATCAACGGTCACTTCCTGCAGCAGCCCGGCATCGCAGAACGCCCGCAGCGTGTTGTAGACCGTTGCAAGCGACACGGCTTCGCCCTGCCCCTTGGCCGCCTCAAACAGGCTTTCGGCCGTTACATGACGGTCTTGACCATCGCCCACCAGCAGGCTTGCCAGCGTGACACGTTGGCGTGTGGGGCGTAGTCCGGCCTGCGCCAGCCAGCGCGTCCCGACCTCTTGTTCCTGTTCGGACATCAGTTTCCTGCCTTTCAGAGCCATATAAAGGATGAAATCCCCGGTTTTCAATTGAAAACCTCGCGCCAATCGTCGCAGCTGCCCTTGCGCGGCCCTTGCAGCACGCGGTGACGCGGTGCTAAACGGGGCCGGTGTTATAACAGAGCAGCAGGAGAGCCGCAGGATGGCCGACTACCCCACGAGTTTCGACAAGGATGATCTGCTGAAATGCGCCCGCGGCGAGCTTTTCGGCCCCGGTAACGCGCAGCTTCCCGCCCCGCCGATGCTCATGATGGACCGGATCACCGATGTCTCGGCCGACGGTGGTGCCCATGGCAAGGGCCATATCACCGCCGAATTCGACATCACCCCGGACCTGTGGTTTTTCGAATGCCACTTCCCCGGCAATCCGATCATGCCCGGCTGTCTGGGCCTTGACGGTCTGTGGCAACTGACCGGTTTCAACCTCGGCTGGCGTGGCTGGCAGGGGCGCGGCTATGCGCTCGGCGTGGGCGAAGTGAAACTGACCGGCATGGTGCGCCCTGACCGCAAGATGCTGACCTATAAAATTGATTTCACCAAAGCGATCCAAACCCGCCGCCTGACGATGGGTGTGGCCGATGGCATTGTCGAAGCCGATGGCGAGGTGATCTATCAGGTAAAAGACATGAAAGTGGCGCTGAGCGAAAGCTGAGCCAACCGACTTTCTGGAATACAAAGGGGGCCGCGCGGCCCCCTTTTGCGTTTTGATGCGCCCTTAGAGGGTCTGCATTTCCTGAACCTTGCCATCGTGACGATCCGTCACCGCCGCTTCAGCCAGCACGGCGGCCACATCGGCGCGCCGCGCTTCGCCTTCTTGGTCGACACCCTCACCCAAATTTATCGCGTTGGTTTTAGGATCATCGGTCAGCGCCACCGGGCGCAGGATAGAATAGGTCAGACCCGAGGCGATCAGATGCTCATCCGCCGCCTGTTTGGCTTTGAGGTAATGGGTCATCTCCGTATCCTCGGGCGGGTTATCCGCACCCACGGAACTCAGCATAACAAAGCGATCTACATTGGCTTTACGCGCCAGATCGACCAGATGCTGCGCACCTTCACGGTCGACCTTTTCAGTCATCTCCGGCCCAGTGCTGCCGCCTGAGCCAGCGGCGAAGACCACCACATCCACATCATCACAAACGCCCGCCTGCAAATTGGTTAGATCGCCCTTCCGCAGCGCGGTGCCTTCGGGCAGCACCGAGGTGTCAGAGCCGTCGCGTACCAGCGCGATCGGATTGGCCCCACGGTCTTTCAACTCACTGATGAGCAAGTGCCCAGTTTTGCCAGTCGCACCGGCAACGAGTACATTCATAGTCATCCAGAACCTCTTGGAATTGATTGTAAAACCGATGAACGGCGGAAAAGGCCGCTCATCAGTTGCCGTTTAGGACGGCAGGAAGATTGACTTGGCGTTGACGAATTCTTTCATGCCAAAGCCACCGTGTTCACGGCCGTAGCCGGAGTTTTTCACCCCACCGAAGGGCATATTCGGATCGGCTGCGCCGAAGTTGTTGATCCGCACCATGCCGGTGTCGAATTCGTCGCGTGCCAGTCGCAAGGCGTGCTCTTCGTCGGTACAAAAGATACCGCCGCCGAGACCATAGCGGCTGTCATTGGCGATACGCATCGCGTCTTCGTCATCCTTCGCCCGGATGACCGAAGCGACGGGGCCGAAGATCTCATCGTCATAGGCTGGCATGCCCGGTGTGACCTCGGCCAGAACCGTCGCCGGATAATAGGCACCGGTCCGGTCTGGCGCTTCGCCCCCGCAGAGGACTTTGGCCCCCTTCTTAACGCTCTCTTTTACCTGATCGCGCACGGTTTCGAACTGCTCTTGGCTCGACAGCGGCCCGAGTTTCGTGTCGTCATCCATCGGATCGCCCATCGGGATCGCCTTCATCGCCTCTACATAGGCGCTGACAAATGCGTCGTAATTCTTCTCGGTCACGATAAAGCGCTTGGCCGAGACACAGGTCTGACCGTTGTTATAGAGCCGTCCCATGGTCGAAAATTTCACCGCTGTCTCGATGTCGGCATCCTCTAGCACGAGATAGGCGTCATTGGACCCCAGTTCGAGTACGGATTTCTTCAAATGTTTCGCGGCTTCGGCCCCGATGTGGCTACCTGCGCTGTCCGAGCCGGTCATCGTAACGCCACGCACCAACTTATGAGCAATCAGCTTGTCCGATGTATCGTGGTCGATAACGATCACGTTAAACAGATCCTTCGGCAGACCTGCCTCTTCGCACAGCTCTTTCAGGCGCAGCCCGCTGCCGGTGCAGATTTCCGCGTGTTTCAGCACGCAGCCATTGCCGGTCATCAGGTTCGCTGCCAGCACCCGCACGGGCTGATAAAGCGGGAAGTTCCACGGCTGGATCTGATAGATCACGCCAATGGGCTGGTAGGTCACGACCCCTCGTTTTTTGCCGCCCTCGTGTTTGCGCTCTTCGTCCTTTAGCATCTCAGGGCCGTTCTCAGCCGTATATTCAAAGATCTGCGCACAGAGTTCGACTTCAGTGAGCCCATCTTTGTAGAGCTTGCCAACTTCGCGGGTCATCAGCTCTGACAGGCTTTCTTTATTCTCGCGCAGCTTTTCGGCGATCTTTTTGAGATAGGGCGCGCGTTCGGCGTGTGTCAGTTTGCGCCACTCTTTGAAAGCTTCATGAGTGGCCTCGACCGCTTGGGTCGCATCGGCTTCGGACATCACTGTATAGGTGTCGAGCACTTCTTCCGTGGCGGGGTTTACAGTTTTTATCTCGGGCATTCTGATCTCCTTTATGTCTCACCAAGCCAACACCCCCTGCCGCGGGGCTGTTCCATCACAGAACCTTGACCGCGAACTTCACGCCCGCAGGCCCGGCAAACCGCTTGCGCCGTATGGGCGTGGTAGCATACACCGGGGCTGCAAAATCAAAGGAGTGCTGCCCATGCGCCGCGTCGTCGTCACAGGGTTGGGGATTGTCTCATCCATCGGAAATAACGCCGAAGAAGTGCTTGAAGCACTGAGAAACGGCACATCCGGGATCGAAGCCAGCCCGGAGATGGCAGAGCACGGGTTCCGCAGCCGCGTGGCCGGGACGCTCAAGATCAATCTGGCCGATCACATTGACAAGCGCACCCTGCGTTTCATGGGTCCGGGCGCGGGCTATGCCTATGTCGCCATGGATCAGGCGATCAAGGATGCGGGATTGAGTGGAGAGCAGATCAGCAACCCGCGCACCGGTCTGGTGGCAGGCTCGGGCGGGCCGTCGACAAGCGCCATGTTCGCCGCGCATAACATCGTCAAGGACACCGGGGCCACCAAGCGGATCGGGCCTTTTGCGGTGCCGAAGTGCATGTCCTCGACCGTCAGCGCGAACCTCTCGACCGCTTTCAAGATCAAGGGCATCAACTATTCCATCACCTCGGCCTGCTCCACTTCGCTGCATTGCATCGGCAACGCGGCTGAACAGATCATGTTGGGCAAGCAGGACGTGATGTTTGCGGGCGGCGGCGAAGAACTGGACTGGACGCTGTCCTGCCTCTTTGACGCGATGGGCGCGATGTCGTCCAAATATAACGACGCGCCCGAGACGGCGAGCCGCGCCTTTGACGCGGACCGCGATGGTTTTGTGATC is a window of Sulfitobacter sp. W027 DNA encoding:
- a CDS encoding SDR family oxidoreductase; its protein translation is MTMNVLVAGATGKTGHLLISELKDRGANPIALVRDGSDTSVLPEGTALRKGDLTNLQAGVCDDVDVVVFAAGSGGSTGPEMTEKVDREGAQHLVDLARKANVDRFVMLSSVGADNPPEDTEMTHYLKAKQAADEHLIASGLTYSILRPVALTDDPKTNAINLGEGVDQEGEARRADVAAVLAEAAVTDRHDGKVQEMQTL
- the fabB gene encoding beta-ketoacyl-ACP synthase I, with amino-acid sequence MRRVVVTGLGIVSSIGNNAEEVLEALRNGTSGIEASPEMAEHGFRSRVAGTLKINLADHIDKRTLRFMGPGAGYAYVAMDQAIKDAGLSGEQISNPRTGLVAGSGGPSTSAMFAAHNIVKDTGATKRIGPFAVPKCMSSTVSANLSTAFKIKGINYSITSACSTSLHCIGNAAEQIMLGKQDVMFAGGGEELDWTLSCLFDAMGAMSSKYNDAPETASRAFDADRDGFVISGGGGMLVLEDLEHALARGAKIYAEVTGYAATSDGHDMVAPSGEGGERAMRLALETLPEGRKVGYINAHGTSTPVGDVGEIEAVRRVFGKGSTPPVSSTKSMTGHAQGAAGALEAIFSLLMLDNDFIARSINVQNLDPALDPSEIALERVDNAGLDSVMTNSFGFGGTNGSMILSKYKG
- a CDS encoding NAD-dependent succinate-semialdehyde dehydrogenase, encoding MPEIKTVNPATEEVLDTYTVMSEADATQAVEATHEAFKEWRKLTHAERAPYLKKIAEKLRENKESLSELMTREVGKLYKDGLTEVELCAQIFEYTAENGPEMLKDEERKHEGGKKRGVVTYQPIGVIYQIQPWNFPLYQPVRVLAANLMTGNGCVLKHAEICTGSGLRLKELCEEAGLPKDLFNVIVIDHDTSDKLIAHKLVRGVTMTGSDSAGSHIGAEAAKHLKKSVLELGSNDAYLVLEDADIETAVKFSTMGRLYNNGQTCVSAKRFIVTEKNYDAFVSAYVEAMKAIPMGDPMDDDTKLGPLSSQEQFETVRDQVKESVKKGAKVLCGGEAPDRTGAYYPATVLAEVTPGMPAYDDEIFGPVASVIRAKDDEDAMRIANDSRYGLGGGIFCTDEEHALRLARDEFDTGMVRINNFGAADPNMPFGGVKNSGYGREHGGFGMKEFVNAKSIFLPS
- the irrA gene encoding iron response transcriptional regulator IrrA, with translation MSEQEQEVGTRWLAQAGLRPTRQRVTLASLLVGDGQDRHVTAESLFEAAKGQGEAVSLATVYNTLRAFCDAGLLQEVTVDGSKSYFDTNTHDHPHFFWEDDSKLTDAPSEQLVIAQLPDAPEGAEIASVDVVIRLRRKS
- the fabA gene encoding bifunctional 3-hydroxydecanoyl-ACP dehydratase/trans-2-decenoyl-ACP isomerase translates to MADYPTSFDKDDLLKCARGELFGPGNAQLPAPPMLMMDRITDVSADGGAHGKGHITAEFDITPDLWFFECHFPGNPIMPGCLGLDGLWQLTGFNLGWRGWQGRGYALGVGEVKLTGMVRPDRKMLTYKIDFTKAIQTRRLTMGVADGIVEADGEVIYQVKDMKVALSES